A DNA window from Paraclostridium bifermentans contains the following coding sequences:
- a CDS encoding N-acetylmuramoyl-L-alanine amidase — translation MKITTIRKSVVAVVLSTAFMSTMTVSHANNYKVFIDAGHGGNDNGSAYNNRIEDNLNLQIANKVEAKLEKRGIDVMTSRKSDEYVSLRERTNKSNLADIDMFVSIHQNAAEDTTTKGIETFYYNDENKEFADVVQKSLLSSTNGLNRGVKKGNLQVLRDNEAPAVLVECGFISNEDEGSKLTTNEYQEKVANGIVDGVISNLGFKDEKGLKVNKNVAIALSDGVCVRNGRGSMFNTIGYLSKGEKVEVLDTKFDWHKIKFNGHIGYVSNVYVK, via the coding sequence TTGAAAATTACGACAATAAGGAAGAGTGTAGTAGCTGTAGTTTTATCAACAGCATTTATGTCGACAATGACAGTTTCTCACGCAAATAATTATAAGGTGTTCATAGATGCAGGCCATGGTGGAAATGATAATGGATCTGCTTATAATAATAGAATCGAAGATAATTTAAATCTTCAAATAGCTAATAAAGTTGAAGCAAAGCTAGAAAAACGTGGAATAGATGTTATGACTAGTAGAAAAAGTGATGAATATGTTTCACTAAGAGAAAGAACAAATAAGTCAAACTTAGCAGATATTGATATGTTTGTATCTATTCATCAAAATGCAGCAGAAGATACAACTACAAAAGGTATAGAAACTTTTTATTATAATGATGAAAATAAAGAGTTTGCAGATGTAGTTCAAAAAAGTTTATTAAGTAGCACTAATGGACTTAATAGAGGCGTTAAAAAAGGAAACTTACAAGTTTTAAGAGACAATGAAGCTCCAGCAGTACTTGTAGAGTGTGGGTTTATATCCAATGAGGATGAAGGAAGTAAGTTAACAACTAATGAATATCAAGAAAAAGTAGCTAATGGTATAGTTGACGGAGTTATTTCTAATTTAGGATTTAAAGATGAAAAAGGTCTTAAAGTTAATAAAAATGTAGCTATAGCTTTATCTGATGGAGTTTGTGTAAGAAACGGAAGAGGTAGTATGTTTAACACAATCGGTTACTTATCAAAGGGAGAAAAAGTTGAAGTTTTAGACACTAAGTTTGATTGGCATAAAATAAAGTTTAATGGACATATTGGATATGTATCTAACGTGTATGTAAAATAA
- the kdpA gene encoding potassium-transporting ATPase subunit KdpA — MKMSIVIQVFVFIAVVILLAKPLGIYISKVFKDEKVFLTRIVSPIEKFIYKVLNVKKDEEMNGKEYILSVISFSLISLIVVFLLQMIQYILPLNPENLKNIDWKLAFNTATSFVTNTNWQAYSGESTLSYLTQMVGLTVQNFLSAAVGISVLMVLIRGFKRSKCNYIGNFWKDLTKSTLYILLPLSVVLAVFLTTQGVVQNLKPYQEVKLVQSVETENKGVIDNQIIPGGPAASQIAIKQLGTNGGGFFGTNSAYPFENPTYLSNMAQVVSIILIPVALCFTFGEMVNDRKQGNVILCAMMIIFTLAISSAMYFEFKATPELAHNKYITSEFKSDQSGGNMEGKEARFGVINSSIWGVTTTSASNGSVNSMHDSFTPMGGMILTLLMQLGEVVFGGVGCGLYGMLAFVILTVFISGLMVGRTPEYLGKKIEPFEMKMASILIITTPALVLVGSAITCMVPNIDFFLTNNGPHGFSEILYALSSTGNNNGSAFAGFYVNNSFMNILTSLIMILARFIPIVLIIKIAQSLASKKIVPQSAGTLATNNMLFVFLLVGVVLMIGALGFLPSLALGPIAEHLNMFF; from the coding sequence ATGAAGATGAGTATTGTAATTCAAGTATTTGTTTTTATTGCAGTAGTTATATTACTAGCAAAACCTTTAGGTATTTATATATCCAAAGTATTTAAAGATGAAAAGGTGTTTTTAACTAGGATAGTATCACCGATTGAAAAGTTTATATATAAAGTGTTAAATGTAAAAAAAGATGAAGAAATGAATGGTAAAGAATATATATTAAGTGTTATTTCATTTAGTTTAATAAGTTTAATAGTTGTATTCTTATTGCAAATGATTCAATATATACTTCCGTTAAATCCAGAAAATCTAAAAAATATAGATTGGAAATTAGCTTTTAATACAGCTACAAGTTTTGTTACAAATACAAACTGGCAAGCTTATAGTGGAGAAAGTACTTTAAGCTATTTAACTCAAATGGTAGGATTAACTGTTCAAAACTTTTTATCAGCAGCGGTAGGAATAAGTGTACTTATGGTATTAATAAGAGGATTTAAAAGAAGTAAATGCAATTATATAGGGAACTTCTGGAAAGATTTAACTAAGTCAACTTTATATATACTTTTACCACTTTCTGTTGTTTTAGCTGTATTTTTAACTACACAAGGAGTAGTACAAAATTTAAAGCCTTATCAAGAAGTTAAGTTAGTACAGAGTGTAGAAACAGAAAATAAAGGGGTAATAGATAATCAAATAATTCCAGGAGGGCCTGCAGCAAGTCAAATTGCTATAAAACAATTAGGAACTAATGGAGGTGGATTCTTTGGTACGAATTCAGCATATCCATTTGAGAATCCAACTTACTTATCAAATATGGCACAAGTTGTTTCTATAATTTTAATACCTGTAGCATTATGCTTTACATTTGGAGAGATGGTAAACGATAGAAAGCAAGGAAATGTAATTTTATGTGCAATGATGATTATATTCACACTAGCAATATCATCTGCAATGTATTTTGAATTTAAAGCTACTCCAGAGCTTGCACATAATAAATATATAACAAGTGAATTTAAATCTGACCAATCTGGTGGAAACATGGAAGGAAAAGAAGCTAGATTTGGAGTAATAAATTCATCTATATGGGGAGTAACAACTACTTCAGCATCAAATGGATCTGTAAACTCTATGCATGACTCTTTTACACCAATGGGAGGAATGATTTTAACACTACTTATGCAATTAGGTGAGGTTGTATTTGGAGGAGTTGGATGTGGACTTTATGGAATGCTTGCATTCGTAATTCTTACGGTGTTTATATCAGGGCTTATGGTAGGTAGAACTCCAGAATATCTAGGCAAAAAAATAGAACCATTTGAAATGAAAATGGCGTCAATTTTAATAATAACTACTCCAGCATTAGTATTAGTTGGAAGTGCTATCACATGTATGGTTCCAAATATAGATTTTTTCTTAACTAATAATGGACCACATGGTTTTTCGGAGATTTTATATGCACTAAGTTCTACAGGAAACAACAATGGAAGTGCATTTGCAGGATTTTATGTAAATAATAGTTTTATGAATATATTAACAAGTTTAATAATGATATTAGCTCGTTTTATACCAATAGTTTTAATTATAAAAATAGCACAATCATTAGCTAGTAAAAAAATAGTACCACAAAGTGCAGGAACACTAGCAACTAATAATATGTTATTTGTATTTTTATTAGTTGGAGTTGTTCTTATGATAGGGGCATTAGGATTTTTACCATCACTAGCTCTTGGACCAATCGCAGAACATCTGAATATGTTTTTTTAA